The following are encoded together in the Streptomyces asoensis genome:
- a CDS encoding WhiB family transcriptional regulator, with protein MADFSRLPGPNADLWDWQLLAACRGVDSSLFFHPEGERGAARSARENSAKEVCMRCPVRAQCAAHALAVREPYGVWGGLTEDEREELMGRARNRLVSASSGAGDPASNT; from the coding sequence ATGGCAGATTTCTCCCGCCTTCCCGGACCGAACGCGGACCTGTGGGACTGGCAGCTGCTGGCTGCCTGCCGCGGAGTGGACAGTTCGCTCTTCTTCCATCCGGAGGGTGAGCGCGGGGCGGCTCGGAGCGCTCGAGAGAACTCGGCCAAGGAGGTCTGCATGAGGTGCCCGGTCCGCGCGCAGTGCGCCGCGCACGCGCTGGCCGTACGCGAGCCGTACGGCGTGTGGGGCGGGTTGACCGAGGACGAGCGTGAGGAGCTCATGGGCCGGGCGCGCAACCGCCTGGTGTCGGCGTCGTCGGGCGCCGGGGACCCCGCGTCGAACACATGA
- a CDS encoding response regulator transcription factor, which translates to MTSVLVCDDSPLAREALRRAVATVPGVERVTTAANGEEVLRRWGADRSDLILMDVRMPGLGGVETVRRLLSADPGARIIMLTVAEDLDGVALAVAAGARGYLHKDASRAELRATVTQALADPTWRLAPRRLRSAEMGAAPTLTAREIQVLEGMSHGRSNAEIGRELFLSEDTVKTHARRLFKKLGASDRAHAVALGFRWGLVR; encoded by the coding sequence ATGACATCCGTCCTCGTCTGCGACGACTCCCCGCTTGCCCGAGAGGCGCTCCGCCGTGCGGTCGCGACCGTGCCCGGTGTCGAGCGCGTGACGACGGCGGCCAACGGCGAGGAAGTCCTCCGCCGCTGGGGTGCCGACCGCTCGGACCTGATTCTGATGGACGTACGCATGCCCGGACTGGGCGGCGTCGAGACCGTACGGCGGCTGCTGTCCGCCGATCCCGGGGCCCGCATCATCATGCTGACCGTCGCCGAGGACCTCGACGGCGTCGCCCTCGCGGTGGCCGCCGGCGCCCGCGGGTACCTGCACAAGGACGCCTCGCGCGCGGAGCTGCGCGCGACCGTCACGCAGGCGCTCGCCGACCCCACCTGGCGGCTCGCCCCGCGCCGGCTCCGTTCGGCCGAGATGGGCGCGGCGCCCACGCTCACCGCGCGGGAGATCCAGGTCCTCGAAGGCATGAGCCACGGCCGCTCCAACGCGGAGATCGGCCGCGAGCTGTTCCTCTCGGAGGACACCGTCAAGACGCACGCCCGGCGGCTGTTCAAGAAGCTCGGCGCCTCGGACCGCGCGCACGCCGTGGCGCTCGGTTTCCGCTGGGGACTCGTCCGTTAG
- a CDS encoding sigma-70 family RNA polymerase sigma factor, which translates to MRDDEAVTAVGTIGALVHRAVDGDEQATHDLLAHVHPLALRYCRTRLSRLPGDARHFVEDLAQEVCVAVLLALPRYRDTGRPFEAFVFAIAAHKVADLQRAAMRHPGSTAVPSDEMPERPDDSLGPEERALLSSDAEWAKKLLANLPENQRELLLLRIAVGLTAEETGQMLGMSPGAVRVAQHRALSRLRALAEQ; encoded by the coding sequence ATGCGCGACGACGAGGCGGTCACTGCCGTGGGGACGATCGGGGCTCTCGTCCATCGCGCCGTGGACGGCGACGAGCAGGCCACGCACGACCTGCTGGCCCACGTCCACCCCCTGGCGCTGCGCTACTGCCGCACCCGTCTGTCCCGTCTGCCCGGTGACGCGCGCCATTTCGTGGAGGACCTCGCGCAGGAGGTCTGCGTGGCGGTCCTGCTCGCCCTGCCGCGCTACCGGGACACCGGCAGGCCCTTCGAGGCCTTCGTCTTCGCCATCGCCGCGCACAAGGTCGCCGACCTGCAACGCGCCGCGATGCGCCACCCCGGCTCGACGGCGGTCCCGTCCGACGAGATGCCCGAACGGCCCGACGACTCGCTCGGCCCCGAGGAACGCGCCCTGCTCAGCAGCGATGCCGAGTGGGCGAAGAAACTGCTGGCCAACCTGCCCGAGAACCAGCGGGAGCTGCTCCTGCTGCGCATCGCCGTGGGCCTCACCGCCGAGGAGACCGGCCAGATGTTGGGAATGTCACCCGGGGCCGTCCGGGTCGCCCAGCACCGTGCGCTGAGCAGACTGCGGGCGCTCGCCGAGCAGTAG
- the guaB gene encoding IMP dehydrogenase: MTANVDGVPGKFATLGLTYDDVLLLPGPSDMAPDEIDTASYVSRNVRVNIPLLSAAMDKVTESRMAIAMARQGGVGVLHRNLSIEDQANQVDLVKRSESGMVTDPITIHPEATLAEADALCGKFRISGVPVTDGNKRLLGIVTNRDIAFETDRTRRVHEVMTPMPLVTGKVGISGVDAMELLRKHKIEKLPLVDDEGVLKGLITVKDFVKAEKYPNAAKDSEGRLLVGAAVGVAGDSFERAQALIERGVDFIVVDTAHGHSRLVGDMIAKIKSNHTRVDVIGGNIATRDGAQSLVDAGADAIKVGVGPGSICTTRVVAGIGVPQVTAIYEAALAAKEAGVPVIGDGGLQYSGDIAKALVAGADTVMLGSLLAGCEESPGELLFINGKQFKSYRGMGSLGAMQTRGERKSFSKDRYFQEGVASDEQLIPEGIEGQVPYRGPLSSVVHQLVGGLRQSMFYVGGRTVPELQDNGRFVRITSAGLKESHPHDIQMTVEAPNYSRK, from the coding sequence ATGACTGCCAACGTCGACGGAGTGCCCGGAAAATTCGCGACACTCGGGCTCACCTACGACGACGTGCTGCTGCTGCCGGGCCCGTCGGACATGGCTCCCGACGAGATCGACACCGCCTCGTACGTCTCCCGGAACGTGCGGGTGAACATCCCGCTCCTGTCCGCCGCCATGGACAAGGTCACCGAATCGCGCATGGCGATCGCGATGGCCCGCCAGGGCGGCGTCGGTGTTCTGCACCGCAACCTGTCCATCGAGGACCAGGCCAACCAGGTCGACCTGGTCAAGCGGTCCGAGTCCGGCATGGTGACCGACCCGATCACCATCCACCCGGAGGCCACGCTCGCCGAGGCCGACGCGCTGTGCGGCAAGTTCCGCATCAGCGGCGTCCCGGTCACCGACGGCAACAAGCGGCTGCTGGGCATCGTCACCAACCGCGACATCGCCTTCGAGACCGACCGCACGCGCCGGGTCCACGAGGTCATGACGCCGATGCCGCTGGTCACCGGCAAGGTCGGCATCTCCGGCGTCGACGCCATGGAACTGCTGCGCAAGCACAAGATCGAGAAGCTGCCGCTGGTCGACGACGAGGGCGTCCTCAAGGGCCTCATCACCGTCAAGGACTTCGTCAAGGCGGAGAAGTACCCGAACGCTGCGAAGGACTCCGAGGGCCGTCTCCTGGTCGGCGCCGCGGTCGGCGTCGCCGGTGACTCCTTCGAGCGGGCCCAGGCGCTGATCGAGCGCGGTGTCGACTTCATCGTCGTGGACACCGCCCACGGCCACTCGCGCCTGGTCGGCGACATGATCGCCAAGATCAAGTCGAACCACACGCGCGTGGACGTCATCGGCGGCAACATCGCCACCCGTGACGGCGCCCAGTCCCTCGTGGACGCGGGCGCCGACGCCATCAAGGTCGGTGTCGGCCCGGGCTCCATCTGCACGACCCGCGTCGTCGCCGGCATCGGCGTCCCGCAGGTCACCGCCATCTACGAGGCCGCGCTCGCCGCCAAGGAGGCCGGTGTCCCGGTCATCGGCGACGGTGGCCTCCAGTACTCCGGGGACATCGCCAAGGCCCTGGTCGCCGGCGCCGACACGGTGATGCTCGGCTCGCTCCTCGCGGGCTGCGAGGAGTCGCCGGGCGAGCTGCTGTTCATCAACGGCAAGCAGTTCAAGTCGTACCGCGGCATGGGTTCCCTGGGCGCCATGCAGACCCGCGGCGAGCGCAAGTCGTTCTCGAAGGACCGCTACTTCCAGGAGGGCGTCGCCTCCGACGAGCAGCTGATCCCCGAGGGCATCGAGGGCCAGGTGCCCTACCGCGGCCCGCTGTCCTCCGTCGTCCACCAGCTGGTCGGCGGTCTGCGCCAGTCGATGTTCTACGTCGGCGGCCGCACCGTGCCCGAGCTCCAGGACAACGGCCGCTTCGTGCGGATCACGTCCGCGGGCCTCAAGGAGAGCCACCCGCACGACATCCAGATGACGGTCGAGGCGCCGAACTACAGCCGCAAGTGA